In Lagopus muta isolate bLagMut1 chromosome 6, bLagMut1 primary, whole genome shotgun sequence, one DNA window encodes the following:
- the BTBD18 gene encoding BTB/POZ domain-containing protein 18, whose product MPSGCSPAAPRLQYRSSRLLRAAFLRLHQQQQRADVFCDVLLRAEGEVVAAHCCVLAVWSPFFMERLARQPPHAGRRVVLELGGLKIATLRKVVRFLYTAELEASREEVRDVLAAARQLRVAVLESLQLREDDLVQPGRRWQLDRSCLHGLGSGSVPLVDAPRERPLPPDTVGPARPVGRLKLRRMEGRRGWEVVQDGQFSLEPLTVETRTVTEPWLPQAAGGMQEDNLEEEVDVGTEQPCLPPGTACVYPSPSSESDGEVDVIG is encoded by the exons ATGCCTTCGGGCTGTTCGCCGGCCGCTCCCAGGCTGCAGTACCGCAGTTCCCGCTTGCTCCGCGCCGCCTTCCTGCgcctgcaccagcagcagcagcgagcGGACGTCTTCTGCGACGTGCTCCTGCGGGCCGAAG gggaggtgGTGGCCGCGCACTGCTGCGTGCTGGCGGTGTGGAGCCCGTTCTTCATGGAGCGCCTGGCCCGCCAGCCGCCCCACGCGGGGCGCCGCGTGGTGCTGGAGCTCGGGGGGCTGAAGATTGCGACGCTGCGCAAAGTGGTACGCTTCCTGTACACGGCCGAGCTGGAGGCCTCCCGGGAGGAGGTGCGGGACGTGCTGGCAGCCGCCCGCCAGCTTCGCGTGGCCGTGCTCGAGTCGCTGCAGCTTCGGGAGGACGACCTGGTACAGCCAGGGCGCCGCTGGCAGCTCGACCGCAGCTGTCTGCACGGCCTCGGGTCCGGCAGCGTTCCCCTAGTGGACGCCCCCCGAGAACGGCCGCTCCCTCCAGACACTGTGGGTCCGGCCCGCCCCGTGGGGCGGCTGAAACTGAGGAGGATGGAAGGCCGACGCGGCTGGGAGGTGGTGCAGGACGGGCAGTTCTCTCTGGAGCCCCTCACCGTGGAGACCCGAACGGTAACAGAGCCGTGGCTGCCACAGGCTGCCGGTGGGATGCAGGAAGACAacctggaggaggaggtggatgTGGGGACAGAGCAGCCGTGTTTGCCCCCCGGCACCGCGTGTGTCTATCCAAGCCCCTCTTCCGAGTCAGATGGGGAGGTGGATGTCATTGGCTAG
- the SELENOH gene encoding selenoprotein H — MAPGGRKRAKRRPAEPEAQADPPEKRPRGKAESSPGDAGGPRVVIEHCRSURVYGRNAAALSEALRGAVAALAVEINPRQPRRNSFEVSLVKEDGSTVQLWSGIGKGPPRKLKFPEPAAVVEALRSSLA, encoded by the exons ATGGCTCCGGGCGGCAGGAAACGCGCCAAGCGGCGCCCGGCCGAGCCGGAGGCGCAGGCGGATCCCCCCGAGAAGCGGCCCCGTGGCAAGGCCGAGAGCAGCCCCGGGGACGCCGGCGGCCCCCGCGTCGTCATCGAACACTG CCGTAGCTGACGCGTGTACGGGCGCAACGCGGCGGCACTGAGCGAGGCCCTGCGCGGGGCCGTGGCCGCCCTGGCCGTAGAGATCAACCCGCGGCAGCCCCGCAGGAACAGCTTCGAGGTGTCCCTGGTGAAGGAAGACGGCAGCA CCGTGCAGCTGTGGAGCGGCATCGGGAAGGGGCCGCCCCGCAAGCTGAAGTTCCCCGAGCCCGCGGCCGTGGTGGAGGCTCTGCGGAGCAGCCTGGCCTAG
- the TMX2 gene encoding thioredoxin-related transmembrane protein 2 isoform X1, whose protein sequence is MAVLAPLLALLYSVPGLCRWLARPYYPLSALLATAFLLVRKVPPLCRGLPSQREDGNPCDFDWREVEILMFLSAIVMMKNRRSITVEQHIGNIFMFSKVANAILFFRLDIRMGLLYLTLCIVFLMTCKPPLYMGPEYIKYFSDKTIDEELERDKRVTWIVEFFANWSSECQSFAPIFADLSLKYNCSGLHFGKVDVGRYTDVSTRYKVSTSPLTKQLPTLILFQGGTEIMRRPQIDKKGRAVSWTFSEENVIREFNLNELYQKAKKQSKPRDEGSEELPEGQAAAGLANGETKKEK, encoded by the exons ATGGCGGTGCTGGCCCCGCTGCTGGCGCTGCTCTACTCGGTGCCGGGGTTGTGCCGCTGGCTGGCGCGGCCCTACTATCCTCTGTCTGCGTTGCTCGCTACTGCCTTCCTGCTCGTCCGTAAGGTCCCGCCGCTGTGCCGCGGGCTGCCCTCGCAGCGGGAGGATGGCAACCCCTGCGACTTCGACTGG CGGGAGGTGGAGATCCTCATGTTCCTCAGCGCCATCGTGATGATGAAGAACAGGCGCTCCA tCACTGTGGAGCAGCACATTGGGAACATCTTCATGTTCAGCAAAGTAGCCAATGCTATCCTCTTCTTCCGTCTTGACATCCGCATGGGCCTGCTCTACCTCACGCTCTGCATTG TGTTCCTGATGACCTGCAAGCCGCCCCTTTACATGGGACCTGAGTATATCAAGTACTTCAGTGATAAGACCATAGAC gaggagctggaacgGGACAAGCGGGTGACATGGATCGTTGAGTTCTTTGCCAACTGGTCCAGTGAGTGCCAGTCCTTTGCCCCCATCTTTGCTGACCTCTCTCTCAA GTACAACTGCTCGGGGCTGCATTTTGGGAAGGTGGATGTCGGCCGATACACAGATGTCAGCACCAG GTACAAGGTGAGCACCTCACCCCTCACCAAGCAGCTGCCCACCCTCATCCTCTTCCAGGGTGGGACAGAGATCATGCGTCGCCCACAGATTGACAAGAAGGGCCGGGCCGTTTCCTGGACCTTCTCTGAG GAGAATGTGATCCGGGAGTTCAACCTCAATGAGCTCTACCAGAAAGCCAAGAAGCAGTCAAAGCCACGGGATGAAGGCTCCGAGGAGCTACCCGAGGGGCAAGCAGCAGCTGGCCTTGCCAATGGGGAGACTAAGAAAGAGAAGTAG
- the TMX2 gene encoding thioredoxin-related transmembrane protein 2 isoform X2: MAVLAPLLALLYSVPGLCRWLARPYYPLSALLATAFLLVRKVPPLCRGLPSQREDGNPCDFDWREVEILMFLSAIVMMKNRRSITVEQHIGNIFMFSKVANAILFFRLDIRMGLLYLTLCIVFLMTCKPPLYMGPEYIKYFSDKTIDEELERDKRVTWIVEFFANWSSECQSFAPIFADLSLKYNCSGLHFGKVDVGRYTDVQGEHLTPHQAAAHPHPLPGWDRDHASPTD, from the exons ATGGCGGTGCTGGCCCCGCTGCTGGCGCTGCTCTACTCGGTGCCGGGGTTGTGCCGCTGGCTGGCGCGGCCCTACTATCCTCTGTCTGCGTTGCTCGCTACTGCCTTCCTGCTCGTCCGTAAGGTCCCGCCGCTGTGCCGCGGGCTGCCCTCGCAGCGGGAGGATGGCAACCCCTGCGACTTCGACTGG CGGGAGGTGGAGATCCTCATGTTCCTCAGCGCCATCGTGATGATGAAGAACAGGCGCTCCA tCACTGTGGAGCAGCACATTGGGAACATCTTCATGTTCAGCAAAGTAGCCAATGCTATCCTCTTCTTCCGTCTTGACATCCGCATGGGCCTGCTCTACCTCACGCTCTGCATTG TGTTCCTGATGACCTGCAAGCCGCCCCTTTACATGGGACCTGAGTATATCAAGTACTTCAGTGATAAGACCATAGAC gaggagctggaacgGGACAAGCGGGTGACATGGATCGTTGAGTTCTTTGCCAACTGGTCCAGTGAGTGCCAGTCCTTTGCCCCCATCTTTGCTGACCTCTCTCTCAA GTACAACTGCTCGGGGCTGCATTTTGGGAAGGTGGATGTCGGCCGATACACAGAT GTACAAGGTGAGCACCTCACCCCTCACCAAGCAGCTGCCCACCCTCATCCTCTTCCAGGGTGGGACAGAGATCATGCGTCGCCCACAGATTGA
- the MED19 gene encoding mediator of RNA polymerase II transcription subunit 19: protein MENFSALFGGAEPPPATAAAALGFGPAKAAGAGAAPPPAAAVPPPGEDAARKAASGPFYLLRELPGSTELTGSTNLITHYNLEHAYNKFCGKKVKEKLSNFLPDLPGMIDLPGSHDNSSLRSLIEKPPICGSSFTPLTGTMLTGFRLHAGPLPEQCRLMHIQPPKKKNKHKHKQSRTQDPVPPETPSDSDHKKKKKKKEEDPERKRKKKEKKKKKNRHSPEHPGVGSSQASSSSSLR, encoded by the exons ATGGAGAACTTCTCGGCGCTGTTCGGCGGGGCCGAGCCGCCGCCCGCCACCGCAGCCGCAGCCCTGGGCTTCGGGCCCGCCAAAGCGGCGGGAGCAGGGGccgcgccgcctcccgccgccgccgttCCGCCGCCGGGCGAGGACGCGGCCCGCAAGGCCGCCTCCGGCCCCTTCTATCTGCTGCGGGAGCTGCCAG GCAGCACGGAGCTGACGGGCAGCACCAACCTGATCACGCACTACAACCTGGAGCACGCCTACAACAAGTTCTGCGGCAAGAAGGTGAAGGAGAAGCTCAGTAACTTCCTCCCCGACCTGCCCGGCATGATCGACCTGCCCGGCTCCCACGACAACAGCAGCCTACGCTCCCTCATTGAGAAGCCGCCCATCTGCGGCAGCTCCTTCACGCCCCTTACCGGCACCATGCTGACCGGCTTCCGCCTGCACGCTGGCCCG CTGCCGGAGCAGTGCCGCCTGATGCACATCCAGCCACCCAAGAAGAAGAACAAGCACAAGCACAAGCAGAGCCGCACGCAGGACCCCGTCCCCCCAG AAACCCCCTCGGACTCAGaccacaagaaaaagaagaagaagaaagaggaggatcCAGAGcggaaaaggaagaagaaggaaaaaaagaaaaaaaag AACCGACACAGCCCCGAGCACCCAGGGGTGGGCAGCTcgcaggccagcagcagcagcagcctgcggTGA